One Romboutsia sp. 13368 genomic window carries:
- the rlmD gene encoding 23S rRNA (uracil(1939)-C(5))-methyltransferase RlmD produces the protein MLSKNKEYVVDIVDIGQGGVGVGKYEGFTVFVEGGLLQDKVKVKINKSKRNYAVGDIVEIIEKSPFRVERTCSDELKDCGGCQIQELNYNKQLELKTNEVKQVVARIGKLENVEIHETMGMENPYRYRNKAQFPIQSINGEPAIGFYKKKSHYVIPTDMCVIQHDINDKIIKIIKTYIQAYNISIYNETTHTGILRHLVTKVGFTTNEVMVVLVANGTNLPHLSELASILKENIPGFKTLVLNINKAKTNVILGRENKVIYGNGKINDYIGDLVFEISPLSFFQVNPVQTEVLYNKALEYADLKENDTVFDIYCGIGTISLFLAQKATKVYGIEIVEDAIKDAKINAKLNNLNNVEFYVGKAEEVVPKMYSEGKTANVVMVDPPRKGCDEKVLDTIVSMAPDRVVYVSCNPSTLARDLAYLDERGYKCIEIQPVDMFPHTMHVECVAKIAKK, from the coding sequence ATGTTATCAAAAAATAAAGAGTACGTTGTGGATATAGTTGATATAGGTCAAGGTGGAGTTGGAGTAGGAAAATACGAAGGATTTACTGTTTTTGTAGAGGGCGGATTATTACAAGATAAAGTAAAAGTAAAGATAAATAAATCTAAAAGGAATTATGCAGTAGGAGATATAGTTGAAATAATTGAAAAATCTCCATTTAGAGTAGAGAGAACATGTAGTGATGAATTAAAAGATTGTGGTGGATGTCAGATACAAGAATTAAACTACAATAAACAACTTGAATTAAAAACAAATGAAGTTAAACAAGTTGTAGCTAGAATTGGTAAATTAGAAAACGTTGAGATACATGAAACTATGGGTATGGAAAATCCATATAGATATAGAAATAAAGCTCAGTTCCCGATACAAAGTATAAATGGAGAACCGGCTATAGGTTTCTATAAGAAAAAAAGTCATTATGTAATACCTACTGATATGTGTGTTATACAACATGATATAAATGATAAGATAATCAAAATAATAAAGACTTATATACAAGCATACAATATAAGCATATATAATGAAACAACTCATACTGGTATATTAAGACATTTAGTAACAAAAGTTGGATTTACAACTAATGAAGTAATGGTTGTTTTAGTAGCAAATGGTACTAATTTACCACACCTAAGTGAATTAGCATCTATATTAAAAGAAAATATTCCTGGCTTTAAGACATTAGTTCTTAATATAAATAAAGCTAAAACTAATGTAATATTAGGAAGAGAAAATAAAGTTATATATGGAAATGGAAAAATAAATGATTACATTGGAGACTTAGTATTTGAAATATCTCCATTATCATTCTTCCAAGTAAATCCTGTTCAAACTGAAGTTTTATATAATAAAGCTTTAGAATATGCAGATTTAAAAGAAAATGACACAGTATTTGATATATATTGTGGAATAGGAACTATATCTTTATTCTTGGCTCAAAAAGCAACTAAAGTATATGGTATAGAGATTGTTGAAGATGCAATAAAAGATGCTAAGATTAATGCTAAATTAAATAATTTAAACAATGTAGAATTCTATGTTGGTAAGGCTGAAGAAGTTGTACCTAAGATGTATAGTGAAGGTAAGACTGCAAATGTAGTTATGGTTGACCCACCTAGAAAAGGTTGTGATGAAAAAGTATTAGATACTATAGTATCTATGGCACCAGATAGAGTAGTTTACGTTTCATGTAATCCATCTACATTAGCTAGAGATTTGGCATACTTAGATGAAAGAGGATATAAGTGTATAGAAATACAACCTGTTGATATGTTCCCACATACAATGCACGTTGAGTGTGTGGCTAAAATAGCAAAAAAATAA
- a CDS encoding APC family permease encodes VVGMVIGGGVFFKPQAVYTLTGGAPGLGMIAWVIAGIITIAAGLTAAEVSAAIPKTGGMMVYIEEIYGKKLGFLTGWMQSVLFFPATIAALAVMFGQQSAGLLGNESLVYPITLGVIVLLAVLNCLGSKTSGIIQTVSTVGKLVPLVLIMIFGFIKGSGDNAIISPMVAEGISPMGVIGQLLIAVLFAYDGWINVGAIAGEMKDPGKDLPKAIVGGLSLVMAVYVVINLAYLWVLPADQLANYASPASAVAEQIFGPMGGKFVTCGILVSVFGALNGYLLTGPRVTYTLXSQKTLLAALGKVNSSGAPVNATLAMAVLSCLYALSGQFNLLTDLAVFAVWVFYVLTFIGVIKLRKDQPNLHRPYKVPMYPVIPLVAILGGLFVVINQLAFSGMKNTVIALGGVVITLIGLPVYNYMTKKNADSKEEKAA; translated from the coding sequence TTGTTGTTGGTATGGTTATAGGTGGTGGAGTATTCTTTAAACCACAAGCAGTTTACACTTTAACTGGTGGTGCACCAGGTCTTGGAATGATAGCATGGGTTATAGCAGGTATAATAACAATAGCTGCTGGACTTACTGCAGCAGAAGTTTCAGCTGCAATACCTAAAACAGGTGGAATGATGGTATATATAGAAGAAATATACGGTAAGAAACTTGGTTTCTTAACAGGTTGGATGCAATCAGTATTATTCTTCCCAGCTACAATAGCTGCTTTAGCAGTTATGTTTGGACAACAATCTGCTGGATTATTAGGAAATGAATCTTTAGTATACCCTATAACATTAGGTGTTATAGTATTACTAGCTGTATTAAACTGTCTTGGATCTAAAACAAGTGGTATAATACAAACTGTATCAACTGTAGGTAAATTAGTTCCTCTTGTATTAATAATGATATTCGGATTTATAAAAGGTAGTGGAGATAACGCTATAATAAGCCCTATGGTTGCTGAAGGTATAAGCCCAATGGGTGTAATAGGACAATTATTAATAGCTGTATTATTCGCTTATGATGGATGGATAAACGTTGGTGCTATAGCTGGTGAAATGAAGGATCCAGGAAAAGATTTACCTAAGGCAATAGTTGGTGGTTTATCTTTAGTTATGGCAGTATACGTAGTTATAAACTTAGCTTACCTTTGGGTATTACCAGCTGATCAATTAGCTAACTACGCTTCTCCTGCTTCAGCTGTTGCAGAACAAATATTTGGACCAATGGGTGGTAAATTTGTAACTTGCGGTATATTAGTATCTGTATTTGGTGCTCTTAATGGTTACTTATTAACAGGACCAAGAGTAACTTATACATTARGTTCTCAAAAAACTTTACTAGCAGCATTAGGTAAGGTAAACAGCAGTGGTGCTCCAGTTAATGCTACATTAGCAATGGCAGTATTATCTTGTTTATATGCTTTATCAGGACAATTCAACTTATTAACTGACTTAGCTGTATTTGCTGTATGGGTATTCTATGTATTAACATTCATAGGTGTTATAAAGTTAAGAAAAGATCAACCAAACTTACACAGACCTTACAAGGTACCTATGTATCCTGTAATACCATTAGTAGCTATATTAGGTGGATTATTCGTTGTAATAAACCAATTAGCATTCTCTGGTATGAAAAATACAGTGATAGCTTTAGGTGGAGTTGTTATAACTCTTATAGGTTTACCAGTTTACAATTATATGACTAAGAAAAACGCTGATTCTAAAGAAGAAAAAGCTGCTTAA
- the pyk gene encoding pyruvate kinase — protein sequence MLKNTKRTKIVCTLGPASEKEEVLTALVENGLNVARMNFSHGSHEEHKGRMDLVKKVREKLNKPVAILLDTKGPEIRTGNFDQPEVLLEEGQKFTITMKDVMGTKEMCTVSYKGLASDVVAGDTILIDDGLVGLRVDEINGDDILCTVENSGIVKNHKGVNVPGVKINLPALTDKDISDIEFGISQGIDFIAASFVRKVSDVLAIREILERNNATDIQIISKIENQEGVDNLDDIIAVSDGIMVARGDLGVEIPTEEIPVVQKLMIAKCNEAGKPVITATQMLDSMMRNPRPTRAEVTDVANAIYDGTDAIMLSGETAAGKYPVEAVKTMATIAKRTEETLDYDRLLNKNDRSNATVTHAISHATCTTAVDLDASAIITCTSSGHTARMVSKCRPKCPIIATTNDERVMRRLALTWGVYPVKAEVAGNTDEVIENSIESSKNAGYINNGELVVITAGVPVGISGTTNLIKVHVISEEIVKGIGVGSKTVEGKVRVVKNVQDAVEFNEGDILVTNMTDIEMNPFIEKCSAIITEEGGMTSHAAIVGINLNKPVIVSATNILNAVKDGEIVTVDASRGVIYRGSSRVL from the coding sequence TGCATTAGTTGAAAATGGATTAAACGTAGCTAGAATGAATTTCTCTCATGGTTCTCACGAAGAGCACAAAGGTAGAATGGACTTAGTTAAAAAGGTTAGAGAAAAGTTAAATAAGCCAGTAGCTATATTATTAGATACAAAAGGTCCTGAAATAAGAACAGGAAACTTTGATCAACCAGAAGTATTATTAGAAGAAGGTCAAAAATTCACTATAACTATGAAAGATGTTATGGGAACAAAGGAAATGTGTACAGTAAGCTACAAAGGACTTGCAAGTGATGTAGTTGCTGGTGATACTATATTAATAGACGACGGTTTAGTTGGTCTTAGAGTTGATGAAATAAATGGTGATGATATACTTTGTACAGTTGAAAACTCAGGGATAGTTAAAAATCACAAAGGGGTTAACGTACCAGGTGTTAAAATAAATTTACCAGCATTAACTGATAAAGATATAAGCGATATAGAGTTTGGTATATCTCAAGGAATAGACTTTATAGCTGCATCATTTGTTAGAAAAGTTTCTGACGTTTTAGCTATAAGAGAAATTTTAGAAAGAAACAATGCTACAGATATACAAATAATATCTAAGATAGAAAACCAAGAAGGTGTAGATAACTTAGATGATATAATAGCTGTTTCTGACGGTATAATGGTTGCTAGAGGAGACCTTGGAGTTGAAATACCAACAGAAGAAATACCTGTAGTTCAAAAATTAATGATAGCAAAATGTAATGAAGCTGGAAAGCCAGTAATAACTGCAACTCAAATGTTAGACTCTATGATGAGAAATCCTAGACCAACAAGAGCAGAAGTTACAGACGTTGCAAACGCTATATATGATGGAACGGATGCAATAATGCTATCTGGAGAAACTGCTGCTGGTAAATATCCAGTAGAAGCTGTAAAAACAATGGCTACTATAGCTAAGAGAACAGAAGAAACATTAGATTATGATAGATTATTAAATAAAAATGACAGATCTAACGCAACAGTTACACATGCTATAAGTCATGCTACTTGTACAACTGCAGTTGATTTAGATGCTTCTGCAATAATAACATGTACTTCATCAGGACATACTGCTAGAATGGTATCTAAGTGTAGACCTAAGTGTCCAATAATAGCTACTACAAATGATGAAAGAGTAATGAGAAGATTAGCTCTTACTTGGGGTGTTTATCCAGTTAAAGCTGAAGTTGCAGGAAATACAGATGAAGTTATAGAAAATTCTATAGAATCATCTAAAAATGCAGGATACATAAATAATGGTGAATTAGTAGTTATAACTGCTGGAGTACCAGTTGGAATAAGTGGTACTACAAACTTAATAAAAGTACATGTTATAAGTGAAGAAATCGTAAAAGGTATAGGTGTTGGATCTAAAACTGTAGAAGGTAAAGTTAGAGTTGTTAAAAATGTACAAGATGCTGTAGAGTTCAATGAAGGAGATATATTAGTTACTAATATGACTGATATAGAAATGAATCCATTCATAGAAAAATGTTCTGCTATAATAACAGAAGAAGGTGGAATGACATCTCATGCTGCAATTGTAGGTATAAACTTAAATAAACCAGTTATAGTATCTGCAACAAATATATTAAATGCTGTAAAAGATGGAGAAATAGTTACTGTAGATGCATCTAGAGGTGTTATATACAGAGGATCGTCAAGAGTTTTATAA
- a CDS encoding (2Fe-2S)-binding protein: MAGDRIICHCKQVSYIDIRKAMINGARTVQEIKDMTGAATGCGRCVDEIEKILASVCGCKGVSLEDVVNAVKDGADTTDKVAEITGAGAACGRCKALVQNVIDIKR, translated from the coding sequence ATGGCTGGAGATAGAATAATATGTCACTGTAAACAAGTAAGTTACATAGATATAAGAAAAGCAATGATAAATGGTGCTCGTACAGTGCAAGAAATAAAAGATATGACTGGTGCTGCTACTGGATGTGGAAGATGCGTAGATGAAATAGAAAAAATATTAGCATCTGTATGTGGATGTAAAGGTGTTTCACTTGAAGATGTAGTAAATGCAGTTAAAGATGGTGCAGACACTACAGATAAGGTAGCTGAAATAACAGGTGCAGGTGCAGCTTGCGGAAGATGTAAAGCTCTTGTTCAAAATGTAATAGATATAAAAAGATAG
- a CDS encoding APC family permease, with translation MENKQLQKSLGVAAALSTVVGMVIGGGVFFKPQAVYTLTGGAPGLGMIAWVIAGIITIAAGLTAAEVSAAIPKTGGMMVYIEEIYGKKLGFLTGWMQSVLFFPATIAALAVMFGQQSAGLLGNESLVYLITLGVIVLLAVLNCLGSKTSGIIQTVSTVGKLVPLVLIMIFGFIKGSGDNAIISPMVAEGISPMGIIGQLLIAVLFAYDGWINVGAIAGEMKDPGKDLPKAIVGGLSLVMAVYIVINLAYLWVLPADQLANYASPASAVAEQIFGPMGGKFVTCGILVSVFGALNGYLLTGPRVTYTLGSQKTLPAALGKVNSSGAPVNATLAMAVLSCLYALSGQFNLLTDLAVFAIWVFYVLTFIGVIKLRKDQPNLHRPY, from the coding sequence ATGGAGAACAAACAACTTCAAAAAAGTTTAGGTGTTGCTGCTGCTTTATCAACTGTTGTTGGTATGGTTATAGGTGGTGGAGTATTCTTTAAACCACAAGCAGTTTACACTTTAACTGGTGGTGCACCAGGTCTTGGAATGATAGCATGGGTTATAGCAGGTATAATAACAATAGCTGCTGGACTTACTGCAGCAGAAGTTTCAGCTGCAATACCTAAAACAGGTGGAATGATGGTATATATAGAAGAAATATACGGTAAGAAACTTGGTTTCTTAACAGGTTGGATGCAATCAGTATTATTCTTCCCAGCTACAATAGCTGCTTTAGCAGTTATGTTTGGACAACAATCTGCTGGATTATTAGGAAATGAATCTTTAGTATACCTTATAACATTAGGTGTTATAGTATTACTAGCTGTATTAAACTGCCTTGGATCTAAAACAAGTGGTATAATACAAACTGTATCAACTGTAGGTAAATTAGTTCCTCTTGTATTAATAATGATATTCGGATTTATAAAAGGTAGTGGAGATAACGCTATAATAAGCCCTATGGTTGCTGAAGGTATAAGCCCAATGGGTATAATAGGACAATTATTAATAGCTGTATTATTCGCTTATGATGGATGGATAAACGTTGGTGCTATAGCTGGTGAAATGAAGGATCCAGGAAAAGATTTACCAAAAGCAATAGTTGGTGGTTTATCTTTAGTTATGGCAGTATATATAGTTATAAACTTAGCTTACCTTTGGGTATTACCAGCTGATCAATTAGCTAACTACGCTTCTCCTGCTTCAGCTGTTGCAGAACAAATATTTGGACCAATGGGTGGTAAATTTGTAACTTGCGGTATATTAGTATCTGTATTCGGTGCTCTTAATGGTTACTTATTAACAGGACCAAGAGTAACTTATACATTAGGTTCTCAAAAAACTTTACCAGCAGCATTAGGTAAGGTAAACAGCAGTGGTGCTCCAGTTAATGCTACATTAGCAATGGCAGTATTATCTTGTTTATATGCTTTATCAGGACAATTCAACTTATTAACTGACTTAGCTGTATTTGCTATATGGGTATTCTATGTATTAACATTCATAGGTGTTATAAAGTTAAGAAAAGATCAACCAAACTTACACAGACCTTACAA
- a CDS encoding phosphoglycerate dehydrogenase, producing the protein MKVLFTKNYGKEKFDKIRELGYEVIYYDENSVTNNADVNNADILVTYNPFKTLDISKMNNLKYIQTTSIGVDQIPLDKIIDRDIIIANNKGGYSVPIGEWIVMSILEIYKNSKKLHEQQLNKKWKVNFSIAELSGKKIGFLGTGTLATEAAKRLQGFDVEIWGVNTTGNNKNYFDRCFSSEQMDEVFKNCDTVVATIPATKDTIGIINKDKFELMKKGSVFINVGRGNIVNEKDLIMYMNKFRGVALDVFENEPLDISSELWQFDNLIITPHNSWVSDKNQERTFNMIYDNLKNYIENKPLKNKIDISKGY; encoded by the coding sequence ATGAAAGTTTTATTTACTAAGAATTATGGAAAAGAAAAATTTGATAAAATAAGAGAATTAGGATATGAAGTTATATATTATGATGAGAATAGTGTAACAAATAATGCGGATGTAAATAATGCTGATATATTGGTTACATATAATCCATTTAAGACTCTAGATATAAGTAAAATGAATAATTTAAAATATATACAGACAACTAGTATAGGAGTAGATCAAATACCATTAGATAAAATTATAGATAGAGATATTATAATAGCTAATAATAAGGGTGGTTATAGTGTTCCAATAGGTGAGTGGATAGTTATGTCTATTCTAGAGATATATAAAAATAGTAAAAAGCTTCATGAACAACAGTTGAATAAAAAATGGAAGGTAAATTTTTCTATAGCTGAATTAAGTGGTAAAAAAATTGGTTTTTTAGGAACTGGAACACTAGCTACAGAGGCTGCTAAAAGACTACAAGGATTTGATGTTGAAATATGGGGAGTTAATACAACTGGTAATAATAAAAATTATTTTGATAGATGCTTTTCAAGTGAGCAAATGGATGAAGTATTTAAAAATTGTGATACAGTTGTAGCCACAATACCAGCAACAAAAGATACTATAGGTATTATAAATAAAGATAAATTTGAACTTATGAAAAAAGGTTCTGTATTTATAAATGTTGGTAGAGGAAATATTGTTAATGAAAAAGATTTAATAATGTATATGAATAAGTTTAGAGGTGTTGCATTAGATGTATTTGAAAATGAACCATTAGATATAAGTAGTGAATTATGGCAATTTGACAATTTAATTATAACACCTCATAATTCATGGGTATCTGATAAAAACCAAGAAAGAACTTTTAATATGATTTATGATAATCTAAAAAATTATATAGAAAATAAACCTTTAAAAAATAAGATAGATATATCTAAGGGATATTAA
- the ligA gene encoding NAD-dependent DNA ligase LigA, whose protein sequence is MNIESKINELIDKINYHNEKYYNEDNPEISDIEYDNLVKELIKLEEEHPEFKRIDSPTNRVGGKALEKFNQITHKIPMLSLSNAYSASDLKDFDKRVKDMVNGDVEYVVEFKIDGLSVGLTYNNEEFQYGATRGNGVVGEDITQNLMTVKSIPLKINDKDEIVVRGEVYISKDDFNKVNEQQEEQGLQMFANPRNLAAGSLRQLDPKLTAKRPLDIFIFNLEYAQNHQFESHSESLEFLKSLGFSVSPNYKICKSIEEVIEYIEYWTENRGTLGFEIDGMVIKVNNLKQRESMGYTAKSPRWAIAYKFPAEKKKTKIVDIIVEVGRTGTITPTAVLEPVRLAGTSVSRATLHNEDYIREKDIKINDTVIVQKAGDIIPQVLEVVKEERTGDEIEFNMPNNCPVCSEPTVRLEGESAVKCINISCPAQIRRGIIHFASREAMNIDGLGESIITLLLNENIIKDISDLYTIKKEEIVGLERMGEKSATNLINAINKSKENDLWRLINGLGIKFIGTKGAKILASSFKDIDKIMDATTSELINLEEFGEIMANSVVEFFKEEKNIKVIEKLKEYGLNTKVIENENNDVNKVFEGMKIVLTGTLPTLKRNDAKDMIESRGGKATSSVSKSTTFVLAGEEAGSKLTKANDLGIKVIDEDTFIEICKLSSKEEVESKLV, encoded by the coding sequence ATGAATATAGAAAGCAAAATAAATGAATTAATAGATAAAATAAATTATCATAATGAGAAATATTATAATGAAGATAACCCAGAAATATCTGATATTGAATATGACAACTTAGTAAAAGAATTAATAAAATTAGAAGAAGAACATCCAGAATTTAAGAGAATTGATTCACCAACTAATAGGGTTGGAGGTAAAGCATTAGAAAAATTCAATCAAATAACTCATAAAATACCAATGTTAAGCTTGTCTAATGCATACTCAGCTTCAGATTTAAAAGATTTTGATAAAAGAGTAAAAGATATGGTAAATGGAGATGTAGAGTATGTAGTAGAGTTTAAAATAGATGGTTTATCTGTAGGTCTTACATATAATAATGAAGAATTTCAGTATGGAGCTACTAGAGGTAATGGGGTTGTAGGAGAGGATATAACTCAAAATTTAATGACTGTAAAAAGCATACCTCTTAAGATAAATGATAAAGATGAAATAGTTGTAAGAGGGGAAGTATACATATCTAAAGATGATTTTAACAAGGTAAATGAACAACAAGAGGAACAAGGTCTACAAATGTTTGCAAATCCAAGAAACTTAGCTGCAGGTTCACTTAGACAATTAGATCCAAAGCTAACAGCTAAAAGACCACTAGATATATTTATATTTAACTTAGAATATGCACAAAATCATCAATTTGAAAGTCATAGCGAATCTTTAGAATTCTTAAAATCTCTAGGATTCTCTGTAAGTCCTAATTATAAAATATGTAAAAGTATAGAGGAAGTAATTGAGTATATTGAATATTGGACAGAAAATAGAGGAACTTTAGGATTCGAAATTGATGGTATGGTAATAAAAGTAAATAATTTAAAGCAAAGAGAATCTATGGGATATACAGCAAAAAGTCCAAGATGGGCAATAGCATATAAATTCCCGGCAGAAAAAAAGAAAACAAAAATAGTAGATATTATTGTAGAGGTAGGTAGAACTGGAACTATAACTCCAACTGCTGTATTAGAACCTGTAAGATTAGCAGGGACAAGCGTAAGTAGAGCAACATTACATAATGAAGATTACATAAGAGAAAAAGATATAAAAATAAATGATACAGTAATAGTTCAAAAGGCAGGGGATATAATACCTCAGGTATTAGAAGTTGTAAAAGAAGAGCGTACAGGTGATGAAATAGAGTTTAATATGCCTAATAATTGTCCTGTTTGTTCTGAACCTACAGTAAGATTAGAAGGTGAATCTGCTGTAAAGTGTATAAACATATCTTGTCCAGCTCAGATAAGAAGAGGGATAATACATTTTGCCTCTAGAGAAGCTATGAATATAGATGGACTAGGTGAATCAATTATAACTTTATTATTAAATGAAAATATAATAAAAGATATATCTGATTTATATACAATAAAAAAAGAAGAAATAGTTGGCTTAGAGAGAATGGGAGAAAAGTCAGCTACTAATCTTATAAATGCTATAAATAAATCTAAGGAAAATGACTTATGGAGATTAATAAATGGTCTAGGAATAAAATTCATAGGAACTAAAGGCGCTAAAATATTAGCTAGTAGCTTTAAAGATATAGATAAGATAATGGATGCTACAACTAGTGAACTTATAAATTTAGAAGAATTTGGTGAGATTATGGCCAATAGTGTTGTTGAATTCTTTAAGGAAGAAAAAAATATAAAAGTAATAGAGAAGTTAAAAGAATATGGACTAAATACTAAGGTTATAGAAAATGAGAACAATGATGTAAATAAAGTATTTGAAGGAATGAAAATTGTATTAACTGGAACACTTCCTACATTAAAAAGAAATGATGCAAAAGATATGATAGAATCTAGAGGTGGTAAGGCGACATCTAGCGTTAGTAAGTCGACTACATTTGTGCTAGCAGGAGAAGAAGCTGGTTCAAAACTTACAAAAGCAAATGACTTAGGAATAAAGGTGATAGATGAAGATACTTTTATAGAAATTTGTAAATTGTCTTCAAAAGAAGAAGTAGAAAGTAAACTAGTGTAG
- a CDS encoding APC family permease — VATELFGPIGGKIITVGILISVFGCINGYLLTGPRITYTLGQQKTIPVIFGKLNKNDVPANATLLIAVLSALYALSGQFNLLSDLSMFAVWSFYVLTFIGVIKLRKTHPNLHRPYKVPLYPIVPLIAIFNGLFVVINQLAFSGMKNTVIALGGVVITLIGLPVYNYMTKKNADSKEEKAA, encoded by the coding sequence AGTTGCAACTGAATTATTTGGTCCAATTGGTGGTAAAATAATAACTGTTGGTATATTAATATCTGTATTCGGATGTATAAATGGATACCTATTAACTGGACCAAGAATAACTTATACATTAGGACAACAAAAAACTATACCAGTTATATTTGGTAAATTAAATAAAAATGATGTTCCAGCTAATGCTACATTATTAATAGCTGTATTATCAGCTTTATATGCATTATCAGGACAATTTAACTTATTAAGTGATTTATCAATGTTTGCTGTTTGGTCATTCTATGTTTTAACATTTATAGGTGTTATAAAACTTAGAAAAACTCATCCAAACTTACACAGACCATATAAGGTACCTCTATATCCTATAGTTCCATTAATAGCAATATTTAATGGATTATTCGTTGTAATAAACCAATTAGCATTCTCTGGTATGAAAAATACAGTGATAGCTTTAGGTGGAGTTGTTATAACTCTTATAGGTTTACCAGTTTACAATTATATGACTAAGAAAAACGCTGATTCTAAAGAAGAAAAAGCTGCTTAA
- a CDS encoding amino acid permease, which translates to MENKQLQKNLGAAAALSTVVGMVIGGGVFFKPQAVYEITGGAPGLGMIAWVLAGIMTITAGLTAAEVSAAIPKTGGMMVYIEEIYGKKLGFLTGWMQSVLFFPATIAAISVMFGQQAAILLGNQSLVIPMTVGVILLIGVLNTFGSKTSGAIQTVSTVCKLIPLVLIIVFGFIRGGGNNPIVQPLVAEGISPTGVIGQLLVAILFAYDGWINVGAIAGEMKDPGKDLPKAIVGGLSLVMAVYVVINLAYLWVLPANELAQYA; encoded by the coding sequence ATGGAGAACAAACAACTTCAAAAAAACTTAGGTGCCGCTGCTGCTTTATCTACAGTTGTTGGTATGGTTATAGGTGGTGGAGTATTCTTTAAACCACAAGCAGTTTATGAAATAACTGGTGGAGCACCAGGACTTGGAATGATAGCATGGGTTTTAGCAGGTATAATGACAATAACTGCTGGACTTACTGCAGCAGAGGTTTCAGCTGCAATACCTAAAACAGGTGGTATGATGGTATATATAGAAGAAATATACGGTAAAAAACTTGGTTTCTTAACTGGATGGATGCAATCTGTATTATTCTTCCCAGCTACAATAGCTGCTATATCAGTTATGTTTGGACAACAAGCTGCTATATTATTAGGAAATCAATCTTTAGTAATACCTATGACAGTAGGAGTTATATTACTAATAGGTGTATTAAATACTTTTGGTTCTAAAACAAGTGGTGCAATACAAACTGTATCAACTGTATGTAAATTAATTCCTCTTGTATTAATAATAGTATTCGGATTTATAAGAGGTGGAGGAAATAATCCTATAGTACAACCTTTAGTTGCAGAAGGTATAAGCCCAACAGGAGTAATAGGACAATTATTAGTTGCTATATTATTTGCTTATGATGGATGGATAAATGTTGGTGCTATAGCTGGTGAAATGAAAGATCCAGGAAAAGATTTACCTAAAGCAATAGTTGGTGGTTTATCTTTAGTTATGGCAGTATACGTAGTTATAAACTTAGCTTACCTTTGGGTATTACCAGCTAATGAATTAGCTCAATATGCT